In one Moritella sp. 5 genomic region, the following are encoded:
- a CDS encoding LysR substrate-binding domain-containing protein: MIKINDNLLSGLATFTATASCNSFTQAAEKLHITTGAISQQIKQLEQNLKLTLFERHSRGIRLTSTGYQLHQVVEQSLTDIGDVISQLQQINRHAGEVHLKLTPSFAYKWLVPRLQDFYQQYPDIKIHTFAEGALVDHTDTNFDLAIDYGQSPYQSSDKKINAELLLAEQLLPVMSPQYMAKFDWDMTNNNNQINNSGSCNFWKMITLLHDAMPWQHADKNAEWQFWLQQMCLETPKTKQANTGKNVLSKHGHYFNRTDMAIAAAAAGLGVALARCALLDSDLSTTGLAKVGLASPFSPIDAQAGYYLIQHHYSPAIECFKIWLKQQATLQDTKKGQTSNYQ, from the coding sequence ATGATAAAAATTAACGATAATCTATTATCCGGTTTAGCGACATTTACGGCGACGGCCAGTTGCAATAGTTTTACTCAAGCCGCTGAAAAACTCCATATAACGACTGGTGCCATTAGCCAGCAAATAAAACAGTTGGAACAAAACCTTAAATTGACCCTATTTGAACGCCATTCTCGTGGTATTCGTTTAACTTCAACGGGATATCAATTACATCAAGTCGTCGAACAAAGCTTAACGGATATTGGCGATGTCATTAGCCAGTTACAACAAATTAATCGCCATGCAGGTGAGGTGCATCTTAAACTCACCCCCTCTTTTGCATATAAATGGTTAGTCCCCCGCTTACAAGATTTCTATCAACAATACCCAGATATTAAGATCCATACCTTTGCCGAAGGAGCACTAGTGGATCATACCGATACTAATTTTGATCTGGCAATCGATTATGGCCAAAGCCCCTATCAATCGAGTGATAAAAAGATTAACGCTGAATTGTTATTGGCAGAGCAGTTATTGCCTGTAATGAGCCCGCAATATATGGCAAAGTTTGACTGGGATATGACGAATAATAATAACCAAATTAACAATAGTGGTAGCTGTAATTTCTGGAAAATGATTACGCTCTTACATGATGCAATGCCTTGGCAGCATGCCGATAAAAATGCTGAATGGCAATTTTGGTTACAGCAAATGTGTCTCGAAACGCCAAAAACAAAACAAGCAAACACAGGAAAGAATGTGCTCAGTAAGCATGGGCATTATTTTAATCGTACGGATATGGCAATTGCAGCCGCGGCCGCAGGATTAGGTGTTGCATTAGCCCGCTGTGCACTACTTGATAGTGATTTATCTACAACGGGTCTAGCCAAAGTAGGTTTAGCCTCGCCCTTCAGTCCTATCGATGCACAAGCTGGATATTACTTGATCCAACATCATTACTCGCCCGCGATTGAATGTTTTAAAATCTGGCTAAAGCAACAAGCCACTTTACAAGATACGAAAAAAGGGCAAACAAGTAACTACCAATAG
- a CDS encoding YeiH family protein has protein sequence MFKFVTNSSFKKTDLLFITIGLLCLTPLISSPVALILGFMLATLGLVPQGINLSVITKKTLAYSIVGLGFGINLEDAIIATKDGIGIIVTSIFFTLILGWFLTKALKIEKKTGYLISAGTAICGGSAIAAVAPAINAKNDQTSLALATVFILNSVALFLFPVIGHLLDMSQHAFGVWSAIAIHDTSSVVGAASAYGDEALLTATTLKLARALWIVPVAFISALLFKGDSKKLTIPFFILFYCFAIFIAYVLPDYQVFYQGIFSVSKHVLVMCLFLIGAGITVQKIRDAGVKPLLLGVLLWIAISVSSLVYILFFM, from the coding sequence ATGTTCAAATTCGTTACCAATTCGTCATTTAAAAAAACAGACCTATTGTTTATCACTATCGGTTTATTGTGTCTAACACCGCTTATATCATCACCCGTGGCTTTAATATTGGGTTTTATGCTGGCCACGTTAGGTCTTGTTCCTCAAGGTATCAATTTAAGTGTCATCACTAAAAAAACACTGGCTTATTCTATTGTCGGTTTAGGTTTCGGTATTAACTTAGAAGACGCGATAATTGCGACGAAAGATGGGATTGGCATTATCGTTACGTCTATCTTCTTTACCTTAATATTAGGTTGGTTTTTAACTAAAGCGCTTAAAATTGAAAAAAAAACCGGTTATTTAATTTCTGCGGGTACAGCAATCTGTGGGGGGAGCGCGATTGCTGCTGTGGCGCCAGCCATTAATGCTAAAAATGATCAGACCTCGCTGGCATTAGCGACAGTATTTATTCTTAACTCTGTGGCATTATTCTTATTTCCTGTTATTGGTCATCTACTGGACATGAGTCAGCATGCATTTGGGGTATGGAGTGCGATTGCTATTCACGATACGTCATCTGTTGTCGGTGCAGCTTCAGCTTATGGTGATGAAGCATTATTAACGGCTACCACATTAAAATTGGCCCGCGCTTTATGGATCGTACCTGTGGCGTTTATTAGTGCCTTATTATTTAAAGGTGACAGTAAAAAATTAACAATTCCGTTTTTCATCTTATTCTATTGTTTTGCTATTTTTATTGCGTACGTATTGCCGGACTATCAGGTGTTTTATCAAGGTATTTTCAGTGTTTCTAAACACGTATTAGTCATGTGTTTGTTCTTGATAGGTGCGGGTATCACGGTACAAAAAATAAGAGATGCAGGTGTAAAACCATTATTGTTAGGTGTGTTACTGTGGATTGCTATTAGTGTCAGTTCACTGGTTTATATTTTGTTTTTTATGTAG
- a CDS encoding ferredoxin--NADP reductase, producing MKEIPHGLIKGEVTGRINWTDSEFSLQVTAEISRYTAGQFTKLALFDEAGEWTRRAYSFVNSPNQEKGQQVMEFLIITVPDGQLSPRLDKLQVGDEVYVGKSPAGFMTLDEIPRYTKDLWLLSTGTAIGPFLSLLDEMDTQQRFDNVVLVHAVRTSGELVYQDKIQQLEARYQGKFHYVPVVSRENREETLRGRIPALLEAGELEKVAGVPLTQERSFFYLCGNPSMVKDTSEVLKQLDYQKHSRRSSGHFSSENYW from the coding sequence ATGAAGGAAATACCACATGGTCTAATTAAGGGTGAGGTTACTGGGCGTATTAATTGGACTGATAGCGAATTCAGTTTACAGGTCACCGCCGAAATATCTCGTTATACCGCAGGTCAATTTACTAAATTAGCACTGTTCGATGAGGCTGGAGAATGGACTCGTCGGGCTTATTCATTTGTTAATTCACCTAATCAGGAGAAGGGTCAACAGGTGATGGAATTTTTGATTATCACTGTGCCTGATGGCCAACTATCGCCACGCTTAGATAAATTACAGGTAGGCGATGAAGTATATGTAGGGAAAAGTCCTGCCGGCTTTATGACGTTGGATGAGATCCCGCGTTATACAAAAGATCTATGGTTGTTGTCTACAGGTACTGCGATTGGCCCCTTCCTATCATTACTTGATGAAATGGATACTCAGCAGCGTTTTGATAATGTGGTATTGGTGCATGCAGTGAGAACGTCTGGCGAGTTAGTTTATCAGGATAAAATCCAGCAACTTGAAGCGCGATATCAGGGGAAGTTTCATTATGTACCTGTGGTGTCTCGAGAAAATAGGGAAGAAACATTACGCGGTCGGATCCCTGCGTTACTAGAGGCTGGCGAATTGGAAAAAGTAGCGGGTGTACCATTGACACAGGAACGTAGTTTTTTCTATTTATGTGGTAATCCGAGTATGGTTAAGGACACGAGTGAGGTGTTAAAGCAGCTCGACTATCAAAAACACTCACGTCGCAGTTCAGGGCACTTTAGTTCAGAGAACTATTGGTAG
- a CDS encoding D-amino acid dehydrogenase, with amino-acid sequence MLAVLFIGNGRYKMKVMVLGCGVIGLTSAWYLAQAGHEVTVIDRQARGAEETSFANAGQISYGYSSPWAAPGIPVKAIKWLAQKHAPLKIKPGLSPDLYLWAAKMLANCNQQSYEINKARMLRIANYSRDCLIELRQQQDIHYEGRQKGTLQVFRDESQLSGIAKDIKILTDSGTSYEALDVAGCIAVEPGLAGVKDKIVGGLRLPDDETGDCYQFCQQLTALAQAAGVKFKFGVTVNKLNQNDGKISSVDTSVGELTADAYVVAMGSYSSALLSSTLSPFGLALPIYPVKGYSLTVPVVDSAQAPVSTVMDETYKVAMTRFDQRIRVAGTAELAGYNLDLTASRKETIAMVIKDLFPNAGDMSKAEFWTGLRPMTPDGTPIIGKTPVANLFTNCGHGTLGWTMACGSARYLADVVSGVTPDIDSRDLDVYRYSH; translated from the coding sequence ATGCTAGCTGTATTATTTATTGGTAATGGTCGGTATAAAATGAAAGTGATGGTATTAGGTTGTGGGGTTATTGGATTAACGTCGGCATGGTATCTGGCACAAGCTGGGCATGAGGTGACAGTCATTGATCGTCAGGCAAGGGGGGCTGAGGAAACAAGTTTTGCCAATGCAGGGCAGATTTCTTACGGTTACTCTTCGCCTTGGGCTGCACCTGGCATTCCGGTGAAAGCCATCAAATGGTTGGCGCAAAAACATGCTCCATTAAAAATAAAACCAGGACTATCACCTGATTTATATTTATGGGCAGCAAAAATGTTAGCTAACTGTAATCAACAGAGCTATGAAATAAATAAAGCGCGGATGCTACGGATTGCTAATTACAGTCGGGACTGTTTGATTGAGTTACGTCAGCAGCAAGATATTCACTATGAAGGTCGGCAAAAGGGTACCCTGCAGGTATTTCGCGATGAATCCCAGCTATCAGGGATCGCGAAAGACATTAAAATATTGACGGATAGCGGGACTTCATATGAAGCGTTAGATGTTGCGGGCTGTATTGCGGTCGAACCTGGGTTAGCGGGCGTTAAAGATAAAATTGTGGGGGGATTACGTTTACCCGATGATGAAACTGGTGATTGTTATCAGTTCTGTCAGCAGCTTACGGCATTAGCACAAGCGGCGGGTGTTAAATTTAAATTTGGGGTAACCGTCAATAAGCTCAATCAAAATGACGGCAAAATCAGCTCGGTGGATACCAGTGTCGGGGAATTAACAGCGGATGCCTATGTCGTCGCGATGGGCAGTTATTCATCTGCATTATTATCATCAACGCTGTCACCTTTCGGGTTAGCCCTGCCTATTTATCCGGTAAAAGGCTATTCGTTGACTGTGCCTGTTGTTGATAGTGCGCAAGCACCAGTATCAACCGTCATGGATGAAACCTATAAAGTAGCGATGACGCGCTTTGATCAACGTATTCGAGTTGCTGGGACGGCAGAGTTAGCCGGTTATAATTTAGATTTAACGGCTTCTCGTAAAGAGACCATCGCGATGGTTATCAAGGATTTATTTCCCAATGCTGGCGACATGAGCAAAGCTGAGTTCTGGACAGGATTGCGACCAATGACACCTGATGGCACACCTATTATTGGCAAAACGCCTGTGGCTAATCTATTCACTAATTGTGGCCATGGTACATTGGGTTGGACCATGGCATGTGGCTCGGCTCGTTATCTTGCTGATGTAGTCAGTGGGGTCACGCCAGATATCGATAGCCGTGATTTGGATGTTTACCGTTATAGTCATTAA